In Mastigocladopsis repens PCC 10914, a single window of DNA contains:
- the fabG gene encoding 3-oxoacyl-[acyl-carrier-protein] reductase: MELLPDNLQSLRGQVALVTGASRGIGRAIAQELAKQGANVVVNYASSNHAAEEVVDTITKAGGSAIALQADVSQVSQVEALVNTVMEKFNRVDILVNNAGITRDTLLLRMKPEDWQAVIDLNLTGVFLCTRAVSKIMLKQRSGRIINITSVAGQMGNPGQANYSAAKAGVIGFTKTIAKELASRGITVNAVAPGFIATDMTSNLNNTEEILKYIPLGRYGQPEEVAGMVRFLAADPASAYITGQVFNVDGGMVMA; the protein is encoded by the coding sequence ATGGAACTATTGCCAGACAATTTGCAAAGTTTACGCGGACAGGTCGCTCTTGTCACTGGTGCTTCACGGGGAATTGGGCGAGCGATCGCACAAGAATTAGCGAAGCAGGGAGCGAATGTTGTTGTCAACTATGCCAGTTCTAATCATGCAGCTGAAGAGGTGGTCGATACAATAACAAAAGCTGGAGGGAGTGCCATAGCACTGCAAGCTGACGTTTCTCAAGTCTCTCAAGTAGAAGCGCTTGTGAACACCGTGATGGAAAAGTTCAATCGCGTCGATATCTTGGTCAACAACGCAGGTATCACTCGCGACACCCTGCTTTTGCGAATGAAACCAGAAGACTGGCAAGCGGTGATTGACCTCAACCTCACTGGTGTTTTTTTATGCACTCGTGCCGTTAGTAAAATCATGCTCAAGCAACGTTCGGGACGGATTATCAACATTACCTCCGTTGCTGGACAAATGGGCAACCCAGGACAAGCTAACTACAGCGCCGCCAAAGCAGGTGTTATCGGCTTCACCAAAACCATTGCCAAAGAACTTGCCTCGCGTGGCATTACTGTTAACGCCGTCGCTCCTGGTTTCATTGCCACGGACATGACAAGTAATCTTAACAACACTGAAGAAATTCTCAAATACATCCCTCTTGGTCGCTATGGTCAACCAGAAGAAGTTGCTGGGATGGTACGCTTCCTCGCTGCTGACCCTGCCAGTGCTTACATCACCGGACAAGTGTTCAACGTTGATGGCGGAATGGTGATGGCTTGA